CGGAGCATCTGGAGAAGGCCCTGCTGGAACGCGGCCTGAAAGAGGCCAGCGAGTTCGCCGGCGGGCTTCTGCTGGATGTGGGCTGTGGACAGCGCCGGCATGCCCATTTGTTCCTGCCCCGGGTGCGGCGGTATGTGGGCCTGGATTATCCGCCGGTCTCGGGGGATATCTGGGCCGCGGCCGGCGGCGAGCAGGCCGATATCTGGGCCGATGGCCAGCGCCTGCCCATCGCTTCGCACGCGGTGGACACCGTGCTGTGCACCCAGGTGCTGGAGCATGTGCCGGAGCCGGCGCAGATGATGCGCGAGATCGCCCGCGTCCTGCGGCCCGGCGGATACGCGCTGATCACTGTGCCGCAGGAGTGGGGCCTGCACCAGGAGCCGTTCGATTACTACCGCTATACGCGCTACGGCCTGGCCTATCTGGCGGAGCAGGCCGGCCTGGAGGTGGTCCTGCTCCAGCCGCGCGGCGGCTTCTGGGCCATGATGGCCCAGCGCTGGAGCGCCTATCTGTATGATGTGACCTGCCGGCCCCTGCGCCGGCGCGGCCGGCGGGCGGCGTTCGCATTGTGTGCGGCGCTGATCCTGCCCTGGGTGGCGCTGACGCAGTTGGCCGGCCTGGCGCTGGACCGCTTACAGCCTCTGGAGAGGAATACACTGGGCTATGTCATGGTGGCGCGCAAGCCGGCCTGACCGGCAGGATATACGGGCGGCCCTTCTGCTGGCCCTGCCCCTGCTGGCGGCCGGCCTGGCCACAGGTTGGGCCTTCCCGGCGCAGACGGATGAGGCCAAGTTCCATTGGGGGGTGATCCAGGAGTTTGCCCGGGCCTGGCCGCAGGTGCCCTGGCAGGATTATCACTCGGCGACCGGCCCCCTGCCCTATATTCTGTGGGCAGCCTGGGGGCGCGTCTTCGGGTTGACCCTGCCGGCTCTGCGGGTGCTGACCACGCTGGTGAGCTACGCCGGCTTCCTGGCGTTCTACCGGCTGGCGCGCCGGCAGGGCTATCCCATGCCCCTGCTGGCCGGCCTGGTCCTGGCGCTCTCGCCCTATGTGTTCCTGCACAGCTTCACGATTTACACGGTGAACGTGGGGCTGGTCTTCGCGGTGCTGGCAATGGGCTGGTACCTGGAGGCCGGCGCAAAGGGGTGGCGTGCCCTGCTGGCCGGCGGGCTGTCCGCTACCCTGGCTGTCTACTGCCGCCAGCATTACCTGTTCCTGCCGGCCGGCGCAGGGATATGGTGGCTGGGACGGGTGGTGCGCAGGCGCCGGCTGACGTGGGGCGCGGCCGGCGAGGCGCTGGCTATCGCTCTGCCGGCGCTGTTGGTGATACCCCTGCTGGTGACGTGGGGTGGGCTGGTGCCGCCGTCCATGCAGGGACTGCATCCCCTGCGCCTGCACCCGGAACATGTGATGTTTATGCTGATCTTCGCCGGCCTGTACGCGGCGCCGGCGGCATGGACAGCCTGGCCGACGGTGTGGAGGGCGCGGCGGCAGGCGGCCTGGCTGATATTGGCCCTGCCGTTGTTCGTGCTGTTCCGGCCGGCGTTCGGCCCGGGGGCGCCGGATACCGCCGAGGGGATTATCCTGCACGCATTGGACCTGGTCCACGGAGCGGCCGGGCCGGCGATCCCCTGGCTGATGGAAGGGCTGTTGTGGCTGAACGGCCTGGTCATCGGATGGGCCTGGTGGGTGCGGGAGGGCCGCCGGCCCGATGATAAGGCATGGATGCTGTGGGGCTGGACGGCGGTCTTCGCCGGCCTGGTGGGGATATCGGATTACGTGGGGGAGCGCTTTTTCGCTCTCTGGATGCCGGTGCTGGTCCTGCTGGTGGACCCCCTGCTGGGGGAGCGGCGCTTCCTGCGGCTGGTATGGCTGGCCGGCATGGCCGGCATGACCGCGGCCTACTGTATCTTGAAGATGTCCGCCGGCGCGGGATGATATGTAGAGGAGTATGATGGAAGACGGATTGGAAGGTATTCCCAAATCGGCCTGGAAGGCGCTGAAAGCGGCAGGAACACTGCTGTTATCCCTGCTGGCGCTGGCGCTGGGGGGATTCCTGGGCAAGCGCCTGATGGAGCCGGGCGCGGAGAACGTCATCACCTATTCCGGCTTCCTGTTTTTCATCGTCCTGCTGCTGGCCAACCCAG
The window above is part of the Anaerolineae bacterium genome. Proteins encoded here:
- a CDS encoding class I SAM-dependent methyltransferase, with translation MGAGWRRRLNAWWERSWFEPEHLEKALLERGLKEASEFAGGLLLDVGCGQRRHAHLFLPRVRRYVGLDYPPVSGDIWAAAGGEQADIWADGQRLPIASHAVDTVLCTQVLEHVPEPAQMMREIARVLRPGGYALITVPQEWGLHQEPFDYYRYTRYGLAYLAEQAGLEVVLLQPRGGFWAMMAQRWSAYLYDVTCRPLRRRGRRAAFALCAALILPWVALTQLAGLALDRLQPLERNTLGYVMVARKPA
- a CDS encoding glycosyltransferase family 39 protein, with the protein product MSWWRASRPDRQDIRAALLLALPLLAAGLATGWAFPAQTDEAKFHWGVIQEFARAWPQVPWQDYHSATGPLPYILWAAWGRVFGLTLPALRVLTTLVSYAGFLAFYRLARRQGYPMPLLAGLVLALSPYVFLHSFTIYTVNVGLVFAVLAMGWYLEAGAKGWRALLAGGLSATLAVYCRQHYLFLPAGAGIWWLGRVVRRRRLTWGAAGEALAIALPALLVIPLLVTWGGLVPPSMQGLHPLRLHPEHVMFMLIFAGLYAAPAAWTAWPTVWRARRQAAWLILALPLFVLFRPAFGPGAPDTAEGIILHALDLVHGAAGPAIPWLMEGLLWLNGLVIGWAWWVREGRRPDDKAWMLWGWTAVFAGLVGISDYVGERFFALWMPVLVLLVDPLLGERRFLRLVWLAGMAGMTAAYCILKMSAGAG